The sequence GAAAGTAGGCCAAAGTGATCCGGCGGTTGAATGTGGAATTGCCGTCGCTCAACGGACAAAAGGTACTCCGGGGATAACAGGCTGATCGCGCCCAAGAGTTCATATCGACGGCGCGGTTTGGCACCTCGATGTCGGCTCGTCACATCCTGGGGCTGGAGAAGGTCCCAAGGGTCCGGCTGTTCGCCGGTTAAAGTGGCACGCGAGCTGGGTTCAGAACGTCGTGAGACAGTTCGGTCCTCTATCCGCTGTGGGCGTAGGATATTTGACGGGTTCACTCCCTAGTACGAGAGGACCGGGAGTGACGTACCTCTGGTGTTCCTGTTGTTTCGTCAGAAGCAGCGCAGGGTAGCTAAGTACGGAAAGGATAAGCACTGAAAGCATCTAAGTGCCAAGCCCCTCTGAAGATGAGATATCCCTATCAGGGCCGTGGAAGACCACCACGTTGATAGGCCAGACGTGTAAGCGCAGTAATGTGTTTAGCTAACTGGTACTAATTACCCGATCGGCTTGATCTTAAATTTTTAGCGAAGTCTTCCGGATAAGTGCCGGGAGACCGGCTAGAAATTCTAAGTAAAGAATTTTAAATGGTTCTCAAGCCAACGCTTAATATAGTGTTGTGCTCTATGTATAGTTGTCGAGGAACTAATGTTCTTTGAAAAGCTAGTAATTGTATCATCGCTAGAAAATCTGAAGAAAATTTAGAGTTTCTCCAGTCTTCTAGTGATCATAGAGGTATGGCCCCACCCGTTCCCATTCCGAACACGGAAGTGAAACATACCTTCGCCGATGATAGTGCAGCGATAGGCTGTGTGAAAGTAGGGCGTTGCTAGTTATATGAACCCCGCTCAGGGAAACCTGGCCGGGGTTCCTTTTTTGTGGTTGTGATTTTCTTTGAGCAAGGTTTTGCGCATTTCATTCAGCTGATTGGCCTACCTATAGCTGAGTATATTGAGAGTCACACTTTGCGTATTATGATGTTGTTAGTTGATAATGATCGTTTTGTCAATTTTAGAGGATAAATTCTCATCATTTTGTTTCTGATTGATTTGATAATATTGATTTGGGCTATGCCAATCTAGGTTACTATGAGGATGCATTTCATTGTAAAGTCCTCTCCATCCTTCGGTAGTGTCCAGAATCTTTCGCACTTTTTTATTTGCGTGCTAGGGCTTATTGATTATTTCTCTTTGTTATAATTTCCTTCCAAGGATGGATAATTAAATTTACCTTATTGAAGGCGCTATGCTGCCTGCCTTTGGTCCTTCTCTAGGTCACGAAGCCTTTTCATGTCCAAATAACGACGCGTAGACCAATGCCCTCCTGCCATGTGTCTGAGCCGTGCACAAACTAACATCAGAGCACTCTTTCCATCTGGGAATGCTCCTACAGCTCTGGTTCGCCTTCGTATCTCTCGCATCACTCGCTCTAAGGGATTGTTTGTTCGCAGGCTTCTCCAGTGCTCTCTGGGATAGCTCATATAACTTAGAGTTTCTTCTAAGCCATTCTCCAATATCTCTCCAGCTCCACTTAATTTCATTGCTTTAAGCTTTTCTACTACCATTTGCCCCTTTTCTAAAGCCGCCTCCCGATCTTCTTGGGCATGGATAGCCTTGAGCATGGCACTGACTTCTTTGACTTTCTTGGTTGGCACCTGTGTCCATACATTACGATAAAAATGCACCACACATCTTTGCCATTTAGCTGCTTCAAAGAACTCTCCTATACCTTCTACTAACCCTAGACATTTATCGCTTACCACCAACTTGACTCCTTGAAGGCCTCGCTCTTTTAGATGCCTTAAAAAGCCTCGCCAACTCTCCAGGTCCTCTTTGAGTCCTTCGCTTACTCCAAGCACCTCACGGTAACCCTCCTCATTGACTCCTATGGCCACCAACACACTCACGTTCTTTACCTCTCCTCCCCAACTACGTTTGAGCCATATCCCATCCAAATACACATAAGGGTAATTGCGCTCTAGCTTCCTATTACGCCACAGATCTATTTTTGTGTAGATCTTTTGGTTGAGCTCACTCACCGTTGATGGACTCACTCGTGTTCCCCATAAGGCTTCGGTGATATCTTCCACTCTTCTTACGCTCACTCCTGCTAGATACATCTCTACAAGCGCTTCCTCCACACTCGTTTCCTTACGCCGATACCTTTGGATAATCTCACTCTCAAACCCTAATTTGCGTAGCTTGGGAACTTTGAGCTCCACCCTTCCAGCTTGTGTCTCAAGCTTGCGCTTGTAATGTCCCGCTCGGCTATCTCTGCGCTCAGAGCTATGCTCATATCGCTTGGCCCCACACAGTTGCTCTGCTTCGGCTTCCAACAATCCATTAAGGGTCTCTTCCACTGTCTCGGCTACCACTCGGTTCACCTTAGCTTCTATCTCACGCTCATCTATTCTTATGATCTTCTGATCGCTCATTTTCCTTTTTTACCTTCCTGCCCAACTCTCGCAGTCAAAATATGTGCGAAACTTATCCTACGTTATCCATCCTTCAATGACAACTTGAGCTTCGGAGACATTTAAAAAGAGTTCCTGATTGAGACACTCATCTCGTAGCCTTTGATGAAAAGATTCTATATATCCATTTTGCCAAGGGCTTCCAGGATCAATATAGATCATTTTGATCGGATGATTATCAACAAAGGCTCTAATGATCTTGGCGATAAACTCACTGGCACTATCACTTCGTACATATTCAGGTGCTCCGTGTTAACTCATCGCATCAGTGAGCACTCTCAATACATCCTGGCTTTTAAGACTTCGAGCCACTTCTATTCTCAAACACCTCCGCGTATACTCATCAATTAAGGTCATCATCCGAATTGAACCTCCCTTATCGGTTCGATCCTGCACAAAATCCCAACTCCAAACATGGTTAACATGATTAGCTTTGCTAGGTAATCATGTCGATTGGCCTCTCCTTATATGCTTCCTTTTCTTTAAACTCACTTCAAGGCCGTAGTCTCCTCTTATCTTCTGAATCGTTTTCTTGCTCACTTCATAGACCTCTCTTATTAGCAGTCCACGGATTCTTCGATACCCGTATCGAGGATACTTATCACTTAAGACTTTAATTCGTTTTTCTAGGCGCTTTTGCTTTTCCTGGATTCCTTGTTCTTTGTAGTAATGACTACTTGTTTTAAGTTTCAGGTATTTACACGCCTGATTCACACGACAGAGACTCTCTACCTTGGCTACTAGCTCCACCGCCCTCCGCTCCTGCTTCGGGCTTACCACTTTTTTCCATTCACATGCTCCAGAACTTTTATATTAAGCAATTGCTCTGCCACGATCTTCTTGAGCTCCCCATTCTCTTTTTCTAATTCTTTAAGCCTTTGTGCACTCTGAATTTCCATCTGTCCATACTTCTTGCGCCACCGATAAAAAGTCTTATCACTTATATTGTGCCGCCGGCATACTTCTCTGACACTTACTTCTCCTTCAGCTTCTCGTAATACCCCTATGATTTTCTCTATACTCCAATTCAATGCTTTCATTCTTTTTGCCTTTCTTTTTTTTCTTAGGCAAATTATGACTCTCTTTCCACTTCACCTTTAGGGGGCAATTCACAGCTTCTTTTGGATGATTCGCCCCCAGCAAAAGCTCCACTCTGTAGAAAGAGCGAAGCTTTTTTGATTTCAACAAGAATTTTTATTCCACAATGGTCAACTTTGGAGCTAATGTGCCAAGAGAAGAGCCTTCTTTAGAACTGAACCATATATCATCCCTGGAAGAGCTAATAGGGTCTTGGGCCAATATAATGGTGATATCTCCATCTCCAGAGATAGCGCTAGTTAAGTCTAAGGCAATAATGCTGGCTATACTAACGGGACCGCTGATAGAGGTGATCTCGCTCACTGCCATAGGTGGTGAGGATTCCAATCCTGCTAGGTTTTCTTCACTCCAGGAGTTATAATCTCCTAGGAAAGCTCGAATGGTTCCATTGCCGCTGTCCATAACCTCTAGTTCAAGGATCGCAGATGTTGGTGGACCACTCAAACCACTGATATTAAATTTAAGATAAGAGACTCGTGTGCGATCACTATTTTCTAGCCGTAGGGAATTATCATTTTTGGCTTTGCCATTTTCAATATAGGCATCATCTTCCAAAGTTATAATCGGTTCAGTAGCTGCTAAAGCTGTAATCCTTAGATAATCGATGTTAGCGCCTCCTAGGCCGGTATTTTCAATTCTAATACTATTACTTCCAGATAAGAGGTCAAGCGTTAGGCTTGCAGTTTCACTCCAGGTATTTCTACCTCCCGTTGCTGGGAAACTGAGGTCAGAATTGACCTCAATAGAGTTGACAATGACTTTGAATGGTCTGTTTCCGGAAGCAAGCGAGTAGCCGAAGCTTGTTTCTGCTTTCAGATCCTCGCTGGCCTCCACTGTCCATTCGATAAAACCTCTTCCGCTAATCTTAATATAGCCTGTTCCACTAAAACCTGTTGCATCATTTCTAAAAGGCCCAGAAGTAATTGCTTCAGGTCCTTCTGCCTCATAAATAACAGGTTGTTCTTCCGTCGTCTCAACTATAAGAGTAGCTGTAGCTTCAGCAACAGCACCCTCATTGTCTGTAGCGACAAGCTTTAGTACGTAACTGCCTGCATCTAGTGCGAGCAAGCCGGGATCTTTCTTTCCGAACCATGCATAAGGCGCTATATTATCGTAACTAAAGAAAACGTCGTTTACATAAAGTTCCACATTGGCTATTTTTCCGTCTGGGTCAGCGGCATCAGCTTCTATTAAAATACCTTCATATCCTTCAATTTTGTTTAACTCAGATGAAGGGTTGAAAGAGACTGTGGGAGGCGTGTTAATTACAGTTTGTGTTACCGTGAGGGTAGCAACTGCTTCAGCTGTAGCGCCTTCATTGTCTGTTGCGATAGCCTTTAACTCATAAGTGCCTGCTTGTAAGCCAAATAAGTCTGGATTTTTCTGTCCGAACCAATTGTATTTTGGTCTGTTGTCTGAACCAATGAAAACTTCTTCTAGATAAAGTTCCACATTGGCTATTTTTCCGTCTGGGTCAGCAGCATCAGCTTCTATGTAAATACCTTCATATCCTTCAATTTTGTTTAACTCAGATGAAGGGTTGAAAGAAACTGTGGGAGGCGTGTTGGTTACAGTTTGCGTTACCGTGAGGGTAGCAACAGCTTCAGCTGTAGCGCCTTCATTGTCTGTAGCGATAGCTTTTAACTCATAAGTGCCTGCTTGCAAGCCAAATAAGCCCGGGTCTTTATTTTCGAACCAAGTGTACGGTGATTTTTTATCTGAACGGATGAGAACGTTATTTATGTAGAGCGCAACATTTTTTATACTCCCATCAGAGTCTGAGGCACTAGCGTCTATCTTGATTGAAGTATATCCCTCATCCAAACGCAAGGTGGATGAATCCTCGAAGGCCACACTTGGGGGATTGTTTGCTGAGTTGTCCTCAATGATTTTAGAAACGGGCAACTTGTCAGCTTGATTGTTTTGTTTTTGCGAAGTATTGCCAGTGCTACGGCTGGCATAGTCTTTATTACTGTTTCTATCCCATAGGAGCAATCGGTCAATAGCATGTCCTCTTGAACGGGCACTTACCTGGAGAACATACTGCTTTCCGGTAACCAGATCCCAATGTACTGGCTGAGCATTGTTATCAACATTGCGGGCCTGCCAAGTCCATTTACCTATCGTGTTCATGTAAATCTTATACCAATCATCTTTTGGGTCTAAATCTCGCTTATTTGCCGGGTCGACGGTTTTTCCATCAGCTTCAATCAAACGGGCCCAATTGTCATTATGCTCAGTATTGTTATCTCCAATTGTGATATAACTCCGCCATTGAAATTGATAGTTTCCATCTTTAGTCACAACAAAAGGATAGTTAAGAGTTCCAAACCCAGGTTGTTGGAATGAATCTGCCGTCGCAACGTAATAGGAATTCCCCGTGTAACTGGCAATACTCCTCTCCTCAGACCACAGATTGTTAGGAGAATCAAACTCGATGTCCATCACGACCACTCCATCTTCGGACCCTTCATAGTAGGAAGTAATGATTGGCGGGTCCGGGTCTCCAATGCCAGAAGAAGTTCCTTCTACCACATACCGATCCCAGAATTTACGGATAGTATCGGCTTTGGTATTGATCTCCATGATCCACCATACTTCGACAGTATCAGAGAAGTCGGCTCCACCAGGTATAGTGGAGTAGGGGGCACCAGGCCACCCCGAGTCTACGATAACTTCTTCCGCTAAGCCCCACAAATCTTTGGCTGACTCATTCTCATTGGCTGGACTAAGAGCCTCTTGAATGTAGGTTAAGTCACTCGAATTGTAGGCTGGGCTTCTTTTGCCTTTTTTGCCGTTTTTACCCTTTTCATCGTAATCCAGATTCCCGTCGTCAATTTTGATGTATGATGTCTGGTCTTGAACGTAGCCCAAATCACTAGGTGATGACTGGTTTTCATTCCATCTGCTGTGCTGAACGACCACCACATTGCTTTTGATCAATGAAGGTGATACACCTTCATCGATCAGCTTTCTAATCCATGCGGCAGTAATATTTGACTGTCCGGCTTCTGCTACAAAAACGACACCTCCATTTTCAATAACCGATCTGACTTTGTTTTTGACGCGATCAACTGATCGGTTCCAATTAACACCTCTGACCAAGTGGCCATCCCAGGCATAGGTCCACGTGTTTTTCCCCTCACGCCCATAAATTTTTTCCATAAGTGGCCTAGAGTCGATAAAACCATCTGAATAGCCCTGTATACCTGTTGCACCGAGGACCGCATAAACATCAACATTCTTTAAATCAGGGTGTAGCAGCATGCTGCCGAGTGCGGCCTGCGCATGGATATCATCAGGGTCCGGTAGGGAATCATACTGTGCTAGCAGTAAATCGGTCCTAGTGTCAAACAATGGATAGTTTCCTCTTTCTTGCGCAGTTAGTGCCTGAACAAAAGTTGGTATCAATAATAGTACCAAAATACTTAGTAGTATTCGCATATTTCTCATAATTAATTCTCTCATTATCTATCAGTCCTTCGGGGCTTCTATTTATTAAAACGCAAAATAATGCGTTTGTAACGTTACACTCTTACTGTTGTTTCAAACCCCTTGAACCTTACTAAAAAAATGTAAATTATGGTTTCAAAGACAGAGTGCCAAGCCCCTACGGCAGGCTGAATAACCGTTCAGAGCTACAACGGCAAAATGAAGTGTAAGCGCTAGTTTGTAACTCACATTACAATTATGATAAGGCTTGTTGGAAAAAAAGGCAATTTAAATATTTAATCCAGATAATTAGCATAAAAGTTAAAAGAAGTGCCTAAAAATTTGAATAGGAGGAAAAAGGGAGTGGACGAAAATATATCGAACGCATCCTTTGAGCATATCTTTTGAAACAAATGAAGGCCAAGCGATCGAGCGCGAATCCTGATAGAGTCAGGATATCAGTCTTCATAGATGGTAACTATAGAAGACTAATCGCTTCTTGGGGCCAAGATCCCACCCAGATCTCTAAGTCTTTATTGTATCATTCCGGTTAAGGCCTACTCAGTGGCTTTAATGCGGAGGAATGACTTATCTCCAATATCTCCTAGCGCAATCTCGTAGGTAAGAGTAAGGGTTTCAGTTCCATCTCCGTTATCGACCGGGCCATTAGTAACTTCATAGTCTTTTCCTATCGTTAATGGGGTCCAAGAGCTAGCAGAGAGATTAGTTGATATTTCAACTATATAAGAAATTGATTGATCACTACGACGGGTATAGATCATGTTTAGAAAACCTTTAGCATCCACAAAAATTTTCTGCTTCCTCGGATTCAGAGGGTTATTGGGGTCTAAACCGAATAGAAATTCATATTTATTGCTATAACCATCTTTGTCAGTGTCCAAATCACCCGAATTGTCTGGTAAATCATTCTCTTCTTCCCAGATCTGGTAAGGACTTTTTGGTGCACTAATCACGGTAAGGGTGGTTACTACTTCAGCCTTAGCATCTTCATTGTCTGTAGCAACTACTTTTACCTCATAAGTTCCTGCTGCTAGGCCAAGTAATTCAGGATCTTTCTTACCAAACCAATTATATTTTGGTTTACTGTCTGAACTGATGAAAACATTATCTAAATACAATTCTACATTAGTTATTTCACCATCTGAATCTATGGCATTAGCCTCAATGTAGATGCCATCGTATCCTTCAACCTTATCCAATTCAGATGAATCGTTGAATGAGACGGTGGGTGGCGTATTGTCTACAGCCTTCACAGTAAGGGTGGCAATAGCTTCAGCCGTAGTACTTTCATTATCTGTTGCGATAAGTTTCAGCTGATAAGTTCCCGCTGTTAGGCCAAGTAATCGAGGGTCTTTCTTACCAAACCAATTATATTTTGGTTTACTGTCTGAACTGATGAAAACATCATCTAAATACAGTTCTACATTAGCTATTTCACCATCTAAATCTATAGCATTAGCCTCAATGTAGATGCCATCGTATCCTTCAATTTTATCCAATTCAGATAAATCGTTGAATGAGACGGAGGGTGGCGTATTCTCTACAGCCTTCACAGTAAGGGTGGCGGTAGCTTCAGCCGTAGCACCTTCATTATCCGTTGCGATAAGTTTCAGTTGATAAGCTCCCGCTGCTAGGCCAAGTAACTTAGGGTCTGTGTTTTCATTCCATCTGTATTCAAATGCGTTGTCCTCTCTTATCAAAATATCATCAAGAAAAAGTTGAACATTGTCAATTTGCCCATCCAAGTCAGAGGCATTAGCCGCTAATTCTATAGATGTATATCCTTCCTCAAGATTTAAACCCGACGAACTATCGAAAGCAACGCTGGGCGGGATATTGGTAGGAATGCCAACAATGATTTTAGAAGCCGGTAGCTTATCGGCTAGATTGTTTTGTTGGCGTGAAGGAGAACCATTGGTTGGATCTGCATACTGTGTCTCACCGTTTCTGTCCCAGAGGAGCAATCGGTCAATAGCATGACCTCTTGAACGGGCACTTACTTGGAGAACATACTGCTTTCCAGCATCCAGATCCCAATGTACTGGTTGAGCATCGTTATCGACATTGCGCGCTTGCCAAGTCCATTGATCTGTCCTGTTCATGTAAATCTTATACCAGTTATCCTCATTTGAGTCTTCCTTTGGGTCTAGTTTCTTACTGTTTACTGGATCAACGATCGTTCCATCAGCCTCAATCAAACGGGCCCAATTGTCATTATGCTCCGTCCCGTTATCTCCGATTGTAATGTAACTGCGCCATTGAAGTTGATAGTTTCCAGCTTTAGTCACTACAAAAGGATAATTAAGGGTTCCGAATCCGGGTTCCCTGAATGAGTCCACCTGAGCGACGTAATAAGATCTCCCTGTGTAGCCGGGAACAGTTGTTTCCTCTGACCAAAAGCTTCCCGGAGAGTCAAACTCAATATCCATCACGACCACTCCATCTTCAGACCCTTCATAATAGCTAGTGATGGTTGGAGGGCCTGGATCACCAACGCCAGAAGAAGTTCCTTCTACCACATAACGATCCCAAAATTTGCGGATCGTATCTGCCTTGGTATTGATCTCCATGATCCACCATACTTCTACGGTATCGGAGAAGTCGACTCCGCCTGGTATAGGGGAGTAGGGGGCTCCAGGCCATCCTGAGTCTATAATCACCTCTTCGGCCAAGTTCCACAGTCCCTTTGCTGCTTCATTGGAATTCAGAGGACTAATTACCTCTTGTATATAAGTCAAATCACTTGACTTGTAAGCTGGAGTTTGTTCGCCCTTTTTGCCATTTTTACCCCCTTCATCGTAATCCATATTCCCGTCGTCAATTTTGATGTATGATGTCTGTTCTTTAACATAGACCAAATCATCCTCTGATGATTGATTTTCATTCCATCTGCTGTGCTGAACGACCACCACATTGCTTTTGATCAAAGATGGTGATACACCTTCATCGATCAATACTTCAACCCAATCGGCTGTAATATTTGACTGGCCAGCCTCTGCAACAAAGACGACACCTCCACTTTCAATAACGGATCTGACTTTGTTTTTGATGCGGTTCACGGATCGATTCCAGTTAGCGCCTCTGACCAAATGACCATCCCAGGCATAAGTCCAAGTGTTTTTACCCTCTCGACCGTAGATTTCCTTCATCAGTTTTGTAGAATCGATAAAGCCTTGATCTAGCCTCTGTATGCCTGTTGCACCAAGAACTGCATAGACACTAACAGTCTCTAGGTCGAGGTGTAGTAACATGCAGCCGAGTGCGGCCTGAGCATGGATATCATCAGGATCCGGTAGAGAATCATATTGGGCTAATAATAAATCCGTGCTGGGATTAAAAATTGGATAATTACCTCGGTTTTGAGCAGTCAAAGCTTGCAATACTCCCGGCACTAGAAAAATGGCCAAAATATTTAGTGTTACACGCATATGTTCTGCAGGCTTTCCCTTTTTAAATATCTACTAATTCACTTCTCTCTGATTTTGTTAAGTGATCACTAAAGTAATTAGTGTAATAGCGTTTTGCATAATTGCCAACTGTAGGACAGGTTAGTTATTTAGTTGATACAATCACTAGTCTTTTTTAAGAATATGGTCTTGCTCTTTAAAATTCTAAAATTTTCAACAGAAAGATTGTGGCTGAAGATAGTGCTTGCAATTCAAATTGCGAATTAAAAGATAATTTTTATCGATCCCCTATTTTATTTTAAACTCATATGATGGTGTAGTGACTTAAAAATCAGGGTTAGATCTTGGCATCGACAAACACAGAGTTTTTAAAGGTATCCCCGTTCTGAGACCCATGTCTCTGTAATATCAGGATGGGCGTTCCGCGTGCTTGATCACTTTGCTTGCCAGTAATTAGAGTTACGCTCTGACGATGCGATTGAGACATTTTCGTTGATTCTCTTTCTGTAGTGCATTTTGTAATGTATAGGCAAGAGAGGCTAATCTGGCTTGCCATTCTGTGGTTTCACCGGTAAGTGCTTGTAAAGGTCTGTCTAGTCGCTTGTGCTTGGATCCATGTTCATATCAAAAGCTCAATCCGGCGGAAAAATCTAGGAATACTTAAATTTCCTGGATACCCCGGTTGAACCCGAGTATGACAAAATGGGTGTTAAAATTAGTTCAAAAAAGCTCTAGTAGTTCAATTTCTACTTCATAACGCAAATTAAAAAAGTCGATGTGAAAGAATATGATTAGGTTTTAGATTAATCCATATGAACGAATTTTAGGTGCAAAAAGACAGTATTAACACTGACGCACTATACAAGCTGTGTTTGCTTTCAATTAATTATCTTACTAGAATCACTTGAGTGTTATTGATCTAACTTAATTCGTAAGAACAATCTACCTGTAAAATCTGCTTAAGGAGTGTCATATCTCAAGGTAATTGTTTCAGTTTCACTACCATTATCATCAGGTTTAGAAGTGATGGTTAAGGCTTCAGTACCTATCGGTGTTCAAGATTCTGAGCTAAGATTTGTTGAGATTTCCAGGGTGTAAGTAATTGATTGATCTTTGCGTCGGATATAGATTTTACTCAAATAACCTTGCCCATCCACATAACTGCGGGGTCTTCCCTGATTGAGGGGGGTATTAGGGTCCAAGCCCAAAAGGGATTCATATTTATTAGTATAGCCATCTTTATCTGTGTCTGAATCACCAGAGTCAGCTGGTAAACCATTCTGAACCTCCCAGATTTGGCAAGCGGTTCTGGGAGCACTTTCTGCTGTTAGGGTTGCGACGGCCTTAGCTCTTGTGCCTTCGTTGTCTGTAGAAATCACTTTTAATTCATAAGTCCCGACAGCTAGGCCGAGTAACTGAGGATCTCTGGTTTCGTTCCATCTGAACTTGGATTGGTTGTCCTGTCTGATTAAAACATTATCTAAATAGAGTCGAGCATTTTCTACACTTCCGTCAGAGTCAGTGGCATCAGCTTCTATGAAGATTGATGTGTATCCTTCTTCAAGGGTCAAGTCAGATGAATCACTAAAGGCTACGCTCGGAGGGATTTTGGCAGGATTGCTATCTATAATTTCAGAAACAAGCAGTTTATCGGCTCGACTGATTTGTTTCTTTGTAGTGAAACCGTTTTTTAGGTTTGCGTATTCCGTATCGCCATTTCTATCGCTAGAAGTAGTCGGTCAATAGCGTGCCCCCAGAGCGGGCGCTTACTTGAAGAACATATTGCTTTCCTGTATCAAGATTCCAATCCACAGGTTGAGGATTGTTGTCGATATTACAGGCCTGCCAAGTCCACTTGCCTGTCGTGTTCATGTAAATTTTATACCAGCCATTCCTTACATCCAAATTTCTCTTATTTGAAGGATCGACGGTTGTTCCATCCGGTTCAATTAGGCGGGCCCAGTTGTCACTATGCTCAGTGTTGTTATCTCAGATTTTAATGTAACTGCGCCATTGAAGTTGATAGTTTCCAGCTTTTGTTACGACAAAAAGATACTAGAGAGTTCCTATTCCGGTTTGAGGTTGTTGGAATGAACCTCTGATCTAACAACGTAATAGAAATCTCCAGTGTAGCCAGGAATCATTGTTTCCTTCCTCGGACCAGGGGTTTTCTGAAGGGTCAAACTCAACGTCCATCAAGACAACTCCATCTTCAGATCCTTGATAGTATGGAGTGA comes from Verrucomicrobiota bacterium and encodes:
- a CDS encoding IS256 family transposase, yielding MSDQKIIRIDEREIEAKVNRVVAETVEETLNGLLEAEAEQLCGAKRYEHSSERRDSRAGHYKRKLETQAGRVELKVPKLRKLGFESEIIQRYRRKETSVEEALVEMYLAGVSVRRVEDITEALWGTRVSPSTVSELNQKIYTKIDLWRNRKLERNYPYVYLDGIWLKRSWGGEVKNVSVLVAIGVNEEGYREVLGVSEGLKEDLESWRGFLRHLKERGLQGVKLVVSDKCLGLVEGIGEFFEAAKWQRCVVHFYRNVWTQVPTKKVKEVSAMLKAIHAQEDREAALEKGQMVVEKLKAMKLSGAGEILENGLEETLSYMSYPREHWRSLRTNNPLERVMREIRRRTRAVGAFPDGKSALMLVCARLRHMAGGHWSTRRYLDMKRLRDLEKDQRQAA
- a CDS encoding IS3 family transposase; the protein is MVSPKQERRAVELVAKVESLCRVNQACKYLKLKTSSHYYKEQGIQEKQKRLEKRIKVLSDKYPRYGYRRIRGLLIREVYEVSKKTIQKIRGDYGLEVSLKKRKHIRRGQST
- a CDS encoding transposase, with amino-acid sequence MKALNWSIEKIIGVLREAEGEVSVREVCRRHNISDKTFYRWRKKYGQMEIQSAQRLKELEKENGELKKIVAEQLLNIKVLEHVNGKKW
- a CDS encoding Ig-like domain-containing protein, with protein sequence MRELIMRNMRILLSILVLLLIPTFVQALTAQERGNYPLFDTRTDLLLAQYDSLPDPDDIHAQAALGSMLLHPDLKNVDVYAVLGATGIQGYSDGFIDSRPLMEKIYGREGKNTWTYAWDGHLVRGVNWNRSVDRVKNKVRSVIENGGVVFVAEAGQSNITAAWIRKLIDEGVSPSLIKSNVVVVQHSRWNENQSSPSDLGYVQDQTSYIKIDDGNLDYDEKGKNGKKGKRSPAYNSSDLTYIQEALSPANENESAKDLWGLAEEVIVDSGWPGAPYSTIPGGADFSDTVEVWWIMEINTKADTIRKFWDRYVVEGTSSGIGDPDPPIITSYYEGSEDGVVVMDIEFDSPNNLWSEERSIASYTGNSYYVATADSFQQPGFGTLNYPFVVTKDGNYQFQWRSYITIGDNNTEHNDNWARLIEADGKTVDPANKRDLDPKDDWYKIYMNTIGKWTWQARNVDNNAQPVHWDLVTGKQYVLQVSARSRGHAIDRLLLWDRNSNKDYASRSTGNTSQKQNNQADKLPVSKIIEDNSANNPPSVAFEDSSTLRLDEGYTSIKIDASASDSDGSIKNVALYINNVLIRSDKKSPYTWFENKDPGLFGLQAGTYELKAIATDNEGATAEAVATLTVTQTVTNTPPTVSFNPSSELNKIEGYEGIYIEADAADPDGKIANVELYLEEVFIGSDNRPKYNWFGQKNPDLFGLQAGTYELKAIATDNEGATAEAVATLTVTQTVINTPPTVSFNPSSELNKIEGYEGILIEADAADPDGKIANVELYVNDVFFSYDNIAPYAWFGKKDPGLLALDAGSYVLKLVATDNEGAVAEATATLIVETTEEQPVIYEAEGPEAITSGPFRNDATGFSGTGYIKISGRGFIEWTVEASEDLKAETSFGYSLASGNRPFKVIVNSIEVNSDLSFPATGGRNTWSETASLTLDLLSGSNSIRIENTGLGGANIDYLRITALAATEPIITLEDDAYIENGKAKNDNSLRLENSDRTRVSYLKFNISGLSGPPTSAILELEVMDSGNGTIRAFLGDYNSWSEENLAGLESSPPMAVSEITSISGPVSIASIIALDLTSAISGDGDITIILAQDPISSSRDDIWFSSKEGSSLGTLAPKLTIVE
- a CDS encoding Ig-like domain-containing protein → MRVTLNILAIFLVPGVLQALTAQNRGNYPIFNPSTDLLLAQYDSLPDPDDIHAQAALGCMLLHLDLETVSVYAVLGATGIQRLDQGFIDSTKLMKEIYGREGKNTWTYAWDGHLVRGANWNRSVNRIKNKVRSVIESGGVVFVAEAGQSNITADWVEVLIDEGVSPSLIKSNVVVVQHSRWNENQSSEDDLVYVKEQTSYIKIDDGNMDYDEGGKNGKKGEQTPAYKSSDLTYIQEVISPLNSNEAAKGLWNLAEEVIIDSGWPGAPYSPIPGGVDFSDTVEVWWIMEINTKADTIRKFWDRYVVEGTSSGVGDPGPPTITSYYEGSEDGVVVMDIEFDSPGSFWSEETTVPGYTGRSYYVAQVDSFREPGFGTLNYPFVVTKAGNYQLQWRSYITIGDNGTEHNDNWARLIEADGTIVDPVNSKKLDPKEDSNEDNWYKIYMNRTDQWTWQARNVDNDAQPVHWDLDAGKQYVLQVSARSRGHAIDRLLLWDRNGETQYADPTNGSPSRQQNNLADKLPASKIIVGIPTNIPPSVAFDSSSGLNLEEGYTSIELAANASDLDGQIDNVQLFLDDILIREDNAFEYRWNENTDPKLLGLAAGAYQLKLIATDNEGATAEATATLTVKAVENTPPSVSFNDLSELDKIEGYDGIYIEANAIDLDGEIANVELYLDDVFISSDSKPKYNWFGKKDPRLLGLTAGTYQLKLIATDNESTTAEAIATLTVKAVDNTPPTVSFNDSSELDKVEGYDGIYIEANAIDSDGEITNVELYLDNVFISSDSKPKYNWFGKKDPELLGLAAGTYEVKVVATDNEDAKAEVVTTLTVISAPKSPYQIWEEENDLPDNSGDLDTDKDGYSNKYEFLFGLDPNNPLNPRKQKIFVDAKGFLNMIYTRRSDQSISYIVEISTNLSASSWTPLTIGKDYEVTNGPVDNGDGTETLTLTYEIALGDIGDKSFLRIKATE
- a CDS encoding Ig-like domain-containing protein, which translates into the protein MSRADKLLVSEIIDSNPAKIPPSVAFSDSSDLTLEEGYTSIFIEADATDSDGSVENARLYLDNVLIRQDNQSKFRWNETRDPQLLGLAVGTYELKVISTDNEGTRAKAVATLTAESAPRTACQIWEVQNGLPADSGDSDTDKDGYTNKYESLLGLDPNTPLNQGRPRSYVDGQGYLSKIYIRRKDQSITYTLEISTNLSSES